A window of Cyprinus carpio isolate SPL01 chromosome A6, ASM1834038v1, whole genome shotgun sequence genomic DNA:
AAGACTTCCTGTTGTGATTTAAGACCTTGTGATAAGACCTGAATTTGTGAAAAGGGTGAATTAACACTTTAAGACTTGCAATTCATATCAATTCATAAACTAAAATTGTTATGGTAATAATAACTTGTAAATGACAAAACTAGCATGGCTCAAACTAAAATTTGTAAAGCttgatttaaagttttatttaatgatgAGTAGTCTAAACAGTCTACACTAATTTTGCATTGTTAATTTTAAGCAAAGATTAATTTTGGGGTCTGTCTAAACCTATTAAAGCCAAAGATGGCACTTACAGTGAGGTTGTCCCTTAGTAACTGCATGATCAGGGTGCTGTCTTTGTAGGAGTCCTCGTTTAAGGTGTCCAGCTCAGCAATGGCCTCATCGAAAGCCTACGGTGAAAAGCAAACATGAGGGTAAGTTCTGTCTTCCTGTACACTGGAATTGAACACACTATTTTTCAATATAAACTCATTTAGTTTCACATTCCAAATCACTTTTTGAAGATATTCATGGGATGAAAGAGGAAAGTGTACATTGTGTGTACCCAAAACAGAAAAAGTCAAACGCAGACAAGTAGTAGATGAACAGATCATTGTCTAACCGTCTTTGCCAAAGCGCAGGCCTGCTCTGGGGTGTTGAGGATTTCATAGTAAAACACGGAGAAGTTCAGTGCTAGTCCCAGCCTGATGGGGTGTGTTGGCTGCATTTCCCTTTTGCTGATCTCAAACGCATCCTGGTAAGCCTTCTGAGAGTTGTCCACTGTGGCTGTaatttgagagaaaaacaaaatcaaattcatGACCATCACATCACAGCCTGAATGTTCTGATGCTTTGGCTAGCATCTAACTATTAACTCTTAGGACTGGACTTTAAACTTCAGCAATATCAGTTCCAACCATTTCCTATTAGTCCATCTTCTCCCTAATGAATAGATTTAACAGGTTAATATTTAGTCAACAAACTTCTTGCTTTAAAGAAAATGAGCTCACTTCTCTTTGCTTCTCCGGATGCCACCTCGGACAGGTATCTGTAGTAGTCTCCTTTCATTTTCAGGTAGAAAACTTTGCTCTCTGCCTGGCTAGCATTGGGAATTAGGTACTTCTCCAGGAGACCCTGAGAGAACAGAGGTAAGACTGACATTAAGCTATGaacattaatactaatattaaatgaaaagcaCTGACCATCAGAAAGAGGAAAAACTACTTTCTTAAAGGTAAAGTGTGCATTTTTTGATCCATCCTAATTGCATTGTTCATACGAGCAGTTtcatgttacaaataaaattgattccTTTTGCTCTAACCGTAAAGTGACCTGCCTTGCTGCCTAATCTaagtgaaaacaaacatttagtgGTTGATTGCAACTCATTCATATAAAGCTTTGCACCTGAAGCCCAACGATTTTGACACAAAGGCAATGCAAGAGAAACAACACAGTATTCTAATAAGCATATATATacattgcacattttttaattgaaatttgaattttCTGAATTTTGGCCAAAGACATTCATTCTTTAAATTTATGTACTAAATTCATACTTTAACACtataatgccttaaaatgctgtagCCAACTAGATTTTGAAACGGAACATCTAATATTGCATAACAGACATCATCATAATAGTCCTACGTTTTAAATTCAGCTGCAATTCTAAACCTAAAATTAATTGCTAATTAAATCAGGTGGAACTTCTAGAACTGTCAATTCAACTGTCAAATGTTTTCTTCACACGTCACGTCTCTCACCAGCACGTCGTTGCAGATGTCCTGAAGCTCAGCCTCGATCTTCTCACGGTATTCACGCGCCATCTGCTGTTTCTTCTCGTTGCCCTCCGTTTTCTGCTCGATGCTGGAGATCACGCGCCAGGACGAGCGGCGGGCGCCCACCACGTTCTTGTAAGCCACGGAGAGCAGGTTGCGCTCTTCGTTGGAAAGCTCAACGCCACCCTCCGTGACAGCCTTCATGGAAGCAGCCATGTCATCATAGCGCTCGGCCTGCTCAGCGAGCTTTGCCTTCTGCACTAGGTCACTCTTGTCCATGATGCAACTACAAAAGTAAGAGAAAATGTATAGTTCGATAACAAAATGCACGTTGGAGAGTTGATTTTCCTTTTCCTATAGCCTGTactatgaatataataaaattaagtcAAGTTTGGTGTCGCTTAGTGAGATTCAAGCTGACCTCCTTTTGTTGTAAAGAGGTCAGTTTTCAAGTTGGCGCCTGTTTTGACCTGCACCAgatactattattaaatttggGACTTATGAAGATTTAAGTCATACTTAAGGCTACCCATGTATGATTATGTAGGAGGACCAATGCTGAGGCACGGCTTTGAAGTTGCAGTCATTCAGCGACTGTCTCAGAGACTTTATCTCACTGCATTCATCACTGAATCAGAGTGaaaaaacatcagtaaaatcCCATTTGAGGTTATAACACTAATTGATGGTATGACAATACAAGAGGATTACCTGAAACCTTAAACAAAGCTTCCTTAAGACTGATTAGTTGACTAGTCGGCtttgaaaacagtcagttttgcaCACTAAAACGTCATTCACACTAGTCTTTAAGTAAAATCACTTCAAATCCCACTACAATGCAAAATAAtgccatgt
This region includes:
- the LOC109107343 gene encoding 14-3-3 protein beta/alpha-A yields the protein MDKSDLVQKAKLAEQAERYDDMAASMKAVTEGGVELSNEERNLLSVAYKNVVGARRSSWRVISSIEQKTEGNEKKQQMAREYREKIEAELQDICNDVLGLLEKYLIPNASQAESKVFYLKMKGDYYRYLSEVASGEAKRTTVDNSQKAYQDAFEISKREMQPTHPIRLGLALNFSVFYYEILNTPEQACALAKTAFDEAIAELDTLNEDSYKDSTLIMQLLRDNLTLWTSENQGDEGDAGEGEN